CGGCAATGCGCTCTTCCACCGGCGGGTGCGTGGCAAACAAACCCGACAGCGACGCAAACAACCCGTTCTTTTGAAGCGGATTTTCAATACACATCGCCGCCATACTGGCATGTTCGTCCAACGCTTCCACGCGGGGATCGGCACTGATTTTGCGCAACGCACGGGCCAAAGCCGCCGGATGACGCGTCATCAAAGCGCCCGTGGCATCTGCCTGAAACTCCCGCGTACGCGAAACCGCCAGCCGTATAAGCGGCGCGACTAAATAGCCGTATATGGCAAAAAAGATACCTAACACAAACATAAGGGCCGCCGCCCCGCCGGAATTTTTGCTGCTGCGCCGGCTGGCACGCAAACCCATCCGGAAACAAATTTCCGACAAAAAGGTAAAAAAGGAAATGCCGGCCACCGTAATCAGCATCAGCCGGATATCCCTGTTTTGAATATGGGCCAATTCGTGCGCCACCACTCCTTCCAGCTCCACCCGTTCCAATTTTTGCACAATTCCTTTCGTCAGCGCGACCGAAGCGTGTTCCGGATCCCGCCCGGTGGCAAACGCATTGAGCGATTCGTCATCTATAATATAGATGCGCGGCGTGGGAAGCCCTTGGGAAATACACAGGTTTTCCACCAAATTATAAATTTCCGGCTGGTCTTCCCGGTGGATTTCAATCGCCCGGGCTCCGTGCAGCAACATCCGGTCGCCCGCGAAGTATGCAATGACAATCCACAACACGGCCCCCACCCACAGGAACGGAAGCACGTACAGCGCCGTTTGGTTGGCGTGCTCCAGCGCGGAAGATCCCTCCTCCGCGGGCGTTTGGGAATAATAGGAGCGCGGGGCCGTTTGAGAATAATAAGAACCCGAGTAAGACGATTGCCCTTGGGGGGTGGAGGCCAGCTGGTAAAACCCGAACAGGAACACATATCCCAACACCACAAAGGTAATCGGAAATAACAAAACAAGCAGCCACGTGCGCCGCTTGTTTTGTGCAATATGATCGTAGATGGTAGCCATTGTCAGAATTGGACTTTCACTGCGCTGCGGGCGTCCTGTTCCTCTTCGGCCAGTTCAAAGAAGTCCCGTTTTTCAAAGTGGAACATGGAAGCAATGATGTTGCTGGGGAACAATTCAATTTTCGTGTTTAACGCCAGCACATTGCCGTTGTAAAAGCGGCGGGCCGCCTGCAGTTTGTCTTCCGTGTCGCGCAGTTCGCGCTGCAATTCCATAAAGTTGGCGTTGGCTTTTAAGTCCGGATAATTTTCCGACAAGGCAAATATGGATTTCAGCGCCCCCGTCAGCATACTTTCCGACTGGGACAGTTCTTTCATATTGCCCTGCGCCGCCATGGCGATATTGCGCGCCTGGATGACTTTTTCCAACGTACCGCTTTCGTGCTTGGCGTATCCCTTTACGGTTTCCACCAAGTTCGGAATCAAATCATACCGACGTTTCATTTGCACTTCAATATCGCTCCACGCCTCGGTTACGCGGTTTTTAAGCAAGATGAATTTATTGTACGTCATCATGGCGTAAACGCCAAATACCGCCAGTATTAAAATAACTATCCAAATTCCGTTCATTTATTTCTCCTAATCGTCGCGTTCATCGCGTTTTTGGTTATGATAGAACTGATAGCGCGAGGTTTCATACAATCCCAGCGCCAAGTTTTTCATATGCTCAAAGCGGGCAGGGTCTTTCTTTGAGATATCTTCATTATAATTATCCGCCGTAAACTTGTAAAGGCCCTCTTTCCCGCCGGAATTGTGGTAGTAGTATTCCCCCTGCACAAAGCCAATGGTGGCGGGCGTGCTGGCCCAGCCGTAAATCAGCGAACCGGGTTCCGCTTCGGAGTCCGTCAGCACGTCGCGGCCGATGGCCCGCGTAAAATACGGGCGGCCCAAAAGCCCCATGGCAATGGGCAGAATATCCACTTGGCTGGCCGTACGGCTGATTACCTGCGGTTTTTCAATCGGTTTGCCGGCGATAATCAGCGGGATTTGGTGGTTAATCAAGTTCAAATCCACATAGCCGCGCGGCATATTTTCGGACTGCGGGGCCGAGAGGCCGTGATCGCCGAAAATAAAGAAAACCGTGTTGTCATAATAGTCCGACTTTTCGGCCAATTTAAAGAATTCCCGCAAGGCATGGTCGGAAAAACGCAGCGAGTTGTATTCCGCCACGCTGACAAAACTGCGCTTGTGCGCCAATTCTTCCCCAATGTCCTTGGGTTCAAAACCGGCGTTGTCGTCCGGAATGGTGTAGGGGCGGTGATAGCCGGCCGTTTGGATAATGGCAAAGAAGGGTTTCTTCTTGGCTTTTTGTTCTTCATCCAAAATGCGGTTTGCTTCCCGGAACAAATCCAAGTCCGAAATGCCCCACACGTCGTTGCGGTGTTCGTTTTTAAAATGACCTTCTTCATACATATGCACATCCGTCAGGTTATGCTCCAAAATACCGCGGATGTTGCCCCAGCTGGCGCTGCCGCCGATGAAGAAATACTTTTCATAATCCCGCAAGGCGTTTACCACTACATGCTGGTCTACAATCAGCGGATTGCGGGAGCTGGTTTTAAAAGAAGTTACGTCCGGAATGCCCGTTACCGTGGCGAACACGGCCCGCGCGGTGGCGGAAGTGGGCGCAAAGAAATTATTAAACAGAATAGATCTTTCCGACAATTCTTTTACAAACGGCGTGGGGTCGATGTCGGGATTGGTCATGGAAAGTTTGTTCCACGCCAGCGATTCCATAAAAATAACCACCACGTTGTAATCTTTCCGCTCGGCGGCAGGTTTGCCGGCAATTACTCTTTCAAAATTCAGCGTTTCTTTATTGGGCTGATCCACCTGCAAGTATTTGGAAACGGCGTCATAGTACCGGCGGGTTTTTTCTTCGTCATAGCTGTCCGCCTTTACAAACCGGGCCGTATCATAGATGTTCAGCACCGGGTTCAGCGTCAGGTTGCAGATGAAGTTGTTGGTGGAGTGATAGGCGTTGCTCCAGCGCAGCGGATACTGGCTCAGCTGGCCAAACATCAGCGCCCCCGTCAGCAACAGGCCGCCAAAGAACCATCCCAAATTGCCTTTCCAGCGGTAAGAATCCGTTTGGGCGAACGCTTTCTTTTGCACATAATTGGCAAACCAACCGCCCAAAACGCCCCACAAAGCGAGTCCCAACAGCCCCCAAACCACCGGATACGTCTCCCACGCCATTTGTAGGGAGATCAGCGGGTTTTCGGCATATTTTAAAATAGAGTAGTTGATGCGCATGGAAATATAGGAATAGTGCGCAAAATCCAGAAAATACACCAATAACACGACGGCTTCCAACACGCCGTACAGCCACGCCATTCCTTTGCGGATGGCCCGCGCTTTGTGCCAAAAAGCGCACACGGTAAAATACAGGCCCAGCGGAATGGCCAATGCACAGGCCAGGCGCATATCAAATTTGGCACCTACATAAAAGGTTTCCCACAATTCCGGGTAGGACTGCGGCACCAACGCGGCACGGAATACAAACAGGAAAATGCCGCGCATCAGCGTAAAAAGCAACCAGTTCGCCAAGATGAACCCAAAATAGGCTTTAATCCACCCCGGCAGGACAATTTTCTTCATAACTCCTCCGAAAGTAACTTTCTTATATGATATCAAATCTAAACGCCGGGCTAAATGCCCTTTCGCCCCCTCAAAGACCCATATAAAGACCTATATTTGGAAGGGCCAATTGGGTTTTAAAAATAGGACTAAAGACCCTTGTGAGCACTTTATAAAAGCTTTATGCTATTTATATAGATAAAGGAAGGAGCATATATATATATATGTCCATTGGAAAATATCTTGTATTTTGTTTGGTTGCCGCCTCTACAGCCACTTCGGCGCTGGCCCAAGGCGTCGGGGGTTCGGCGGCCAAAATGATTGAAAAATCCGTTACGGCTTCTAAATTATTACAACAAAACTCTTCCGCGGCTTTTCTGCGTGAAACCACATTAAAAAATTATTTTTCTTCTTTGGAAGAGTTCCGCCACGCCCTTCGGTCAAACCCCGCTTGGGCGCTTTCTCCCGCAGCGGCTTCCAGCCGGAAGCAACTGCAGGCCATGGGGCTTTCCCTGCCCGCTCTTCCGCCGGCTTCGGCGGATGTAGCTGCAAAAGAAAAATATCTCCAAGCCCTTTCCGATATTTTGTACCGCGAGGCAAAAGCATTGGGCCAAATTGTTCAGGCCAACCCGATTCCGGCCTTTCGCACGCCCCATCTTAAAACACTCGTCGAAGCCGCCAAAACCAACGGCGAACGCTCCCTGCTCAAGCCCTTCACGGTGCCCGCTCCGGATACCTTTTTTGCAGCCGGCGACCCTGACTTTTCCCTGCAAGTGTCGGGCGTGGGCCAAGTGAGAATTACGCCTTTTATCCCCTCCGAAGACCGGGGCAGCTCTTTATATATAGATCCGGTAGAATATGGCTTTTTCTGCTCTCATCTCTTGGCCGGCCCTCAGCAGGCGCTTGATCAAATTGCCAAAAACGACCGCCTGCCCCAAAAGCAAAAAGAATTGATGCTCTCCGTAATGAAAAACACTTTTTCTTTATTGGATTTTAACTTCGTACGCAAATACATCATTGCATTTAACCGCCTGCCGCTGGTAGAAACGCCCGCCAATACGGAAATGGAAAAGCTCTATCAAGCCCAGGGATACGCGGCGGCACAAGAAAAGCGGTTACTTCAAAAATTAAAATCCGCCGGCCGCTGGACGCCCCAGGATTACGAGGCCTTCATCAGCTGGTCGGTTTATCTGGATCCGCAACAGGCGCAATTACTGCTCAAAGCGATTACTTATTTAGAGCCGGATGCGGCTCTGTTGGTATTGGCGCACCCGCTTGAGTCCAGCCTCGTCAAAAAAATTGAAGGACAAATAACGCACCTTCAAAACAACCGCCATCTGATCTGGCCCAACGGAATCATCCTTTCCAAAATGCCTTTGCTGCAGACCCCGCAGAACATGCAGGCGGCCTGGAAAAAAGAATTGACCGAATACTTAGACATCTTGCAAACACGGCTGTCTAAGTTGGCCCAAGAAAGAGATTTTCTGCAGCGCACGCATCAGCGGGTTTCGGTTAATGCGTTGGGAATACTTGGCGATGAACCGGAAAACGCCGCCATACAAACCGCTATGCAGCTGGAAATCTCGGCGCTTTTGGCCCGGTTGGATCCGCTGATTGAGCAAATTCAAAAACGCATATATCAGATTGGCACGGAATTGGAGGGCATGGAACGCTTCTAATAAAAAAATGCGAAGCGGCGGTTTGTTAAACCGATTGGAAACATTTTTATGAACACATCCCATAGAATTTTAATTTTGTGTTTCTTGCTGAGTTGCACGACAGGGGCAGGGGCGCAGCCTTTGTCCAAAAATTTATCTCAATTGTTAAGAGGTTCTTTCACGGCCCCGCGCATGGTTTTGGAAAACGGGGCCCTGTCTTCCGCCCAAAAGCATCTGCTGGAGTCCCAGCTGACCGCATTGGAAGAAACCCGCCGGGCCCTGGTGCAAAACCCCGGCTGGGCGGTATCTAAGGATTTCAACCTAACCGCCAAGCGCCTGGCGCGCCTGGAGTTGCCGGTGCCCCCCAAACCGAAAGCGGATGCGCCGACTGCCGAAAAAGAGCGCTATTTAAAAAGACTTAACAAACTGCTGTACCGGGAAAGCAAAGCCTTGGCGTCCGTCCTTGACCAACAGCCGCGCCCTTATACACCGGACAAGCGCCTAAACTGGGAGCCGCTTTCCACCCCCCGCCAGCAGGCTTTAACCCGCGACCATTGGGAACAAATCCTCGCCAGCGGAAACCCTTCTTTTACCTGGGGCACCCAAAACTGGGATGAAGTGCAAGTAAACCCCTTGCGTTTTGCGACAAATCCGAATGATCCCGATTATATTCCTGAAGAAGCCTGGGAAGAATTAACGTGGGAGACGGGGTCTTCCAAGTACGAGTTTTATAACGCAATTTTAGACGCGCCCGCCTTAACCTCCCGCCAAAAGCAACTGCTTATTTGCGCCGCGGAGGAAGCGTCCGCCGTTTTAACCTATGAATTTGTGCAGCTCTATGTGCCCGCCTTTGGCATGCTCCCGCAAGCGGTTGTTCCGTCTGCCGCCGAGCCGGACGCACACGCCGGGCTGGAAGCGTATGCAACCGCCGTTCAAAAAAAGTTGCTGTTAAAATTACAAGACGAGGGATCTTGGTCTCCCGCCGATTTTGAACGCTTTGCGCAAGTGTCCGTTTTCCTGCCGGCCGAAAAAGCCCAAGCGGTATTGGGGGCGGCTACTTTTTTGGAAACGCAAGCCCCGCTGTGGCTATTGGAACATCCGTTAGACCATCCCCTTTCCCAAGAAATTCTAAAACGCACGCAAGACGCCCGCCTGCACCAGCAAGAACGCTGGCCCGATGGTGTCATTCTGCCCAAAGCAAAACTGTCCAACCGGTTTAAATTGCTTTATTCCGCCCGCCGCAAGGCCTTGCAAGCTTACAGCGACCTGTTGTGGAACCGCTTGCAAAAACTGCTCGACAAGCAGGACTCCGCCCGCCGAGCGGCCCAAATTTTAACGGATCATCCGCCCACAAAAGACAGCACTGTGGAAGACAAAAAGCAAATACTTGCTACGTGGATTTTTATTTCGGCACGGGAAGCCCGCTTGCAAAAAAACATTAACGAAGTATCCCTGCGGCTGCATCAAACCGAAGCAGAACTCGGCCGCATGCCGTAGCACCCGCCCTGCCTGTCGTTTGCTGTCTAAAACGGCGGGAGCGGGGTATCTTCTCTTTCCCGCCAGAAAATGCTATGCTGGAATTCTCTCCCCCCGCGGAGAAAAAAGGAGGCAGCAACTATGCGCATGATTGATATCATCATCAAAAAACGAAACGGCAAGACGTTAACGCAAGAGGAATTTAATTTCGTGGCCAACGGCGCCGCCAAAGGCACCGTGCCCGACTATCAGCTTTCCGCTTTTTTAATGGCGTGCTTTTTGCGCCCCCTTTCCGACAAAGAAACCGCTCTTTTTACCAAAGCCATGGCCCATTCGGGCGGGCGGTTGGATTTTTCTTCCGTCAAATTACCCAAGGTAGACAAACACTCCACCGGCGGCGTGGGGGACGGCATTTCTATGGCGTTGGCGCCCCTTGTGGCGTGCGGCGGCGTAGCGGTGCCGATGATGTCCGGCCGCGGCCTGGGACACACGGGCGGCACCCTGGACAAGCTGGAATCGATGAAGAATTTTGAAGTGCGCGTACCGGTCAAACTCATCTACCGCCAAATTCAAAAACTGGGCGTTTGCATGTTTGGGCAAACGCAGGATTTGGCCCCCGCCGACAAAAAACTCTATTCCCTGCGGGACGCCACCGGCACCGTGGAAAGCCGTCCGCTGATTGTAGCCAGCATCCTTTCCAAAAAATACGCCGAAGGCGTGGACAGCCTGCTGATGGACGTTAAATACGGCTCCGGCGCGTTTATGCAGAAGCTGGAAGACAGCCGCAAACTGGCCCGCGCCTTAGTCAGCACCGCCAAGCTTTTGGGCTTAAAATGCCGCGCGCTGATTACCTATATGGATCAGCCCTTGGGCCGCGCCATCGGCAATGCCAACGAAATGCTGCAAACGGTGCTTATTTTGAAGGGAAACAAAGAGTTGGCGCCGGATTTTTATGAACTGTTAATTGAAGAAGCCGCCAACATGCTCGTCATCAGCGGCAAGGTCAAGGACGTCAAAAAAGCGCGCGCGCTGATGGAAGAAAAAATCGCCAACGGCGAAGCCGCCGCCAAACTGCGCGAGATGATTAAATGGCAGGGCGCCAGCCCCGAAGCGGTGGACAATCCCGTCAAATACTTCAAAAACGCCAAACTGAAATTTGAATTTAAAGCCGCCGCCAACGGATTTGTGGAGCATATCGACGCCAAAACCGCCGGTATGGCCGGCGTGCTGTTGGGCGCGGGGCGCAACACCATGGAAGACGCCATTGATTACGGTGCGGGCATTTGGCTGGACAAAAAAGCCGGCGAC
The window above is part of the Elusimicrobium sp. An273 genome. Proteins encoded here:
- a CDS encoding M48 family metallopeptidase; this translates as MATIYDHIAQNKRRTWLLVLLFPITFVVLGYVFLFGFYQLASTPQGQSSYSGSYYSQTAPRSYYSQTPAEEGSSALEHANQTALYVLPFLWVGAVLWIVIAYFAGDRMLLHGARAIEIHREDQPEIYNLVENLCISQGLPTPRIYIIDDESLNAFATGRDPEHASVALTKGIVQKLERVELEGVVAHELAHIQNRDIRLMLITVAGISFFTFLSEICFRMGLRASRRSSKNSGGAAALMFVLGIFFAIYGYLVAPLIRLAVSRTREFQADATGALMTRHPAALARALRKISADPRVEALDEHASMAAMCIENPLQKNGLFASLSGLFATHPPVEERIAALQEMDGRI
- a CDS encoding LTA synthase family protein; amino-acid sequence: MKKIVLPGWIKAYFGFILANWLLFTLMRGIFLFVFRAALVPQSYPELWETFYVGAKFDMRLACALAIPLGLYFTVCAFWHKARAIRKGMAWLYGVLEAVVLLVYFLDFAHYSYISMRINYSILKYAENPLISLQMAWETYPVVWGLLGLALWGVLGGWFANYVQKKAFAQTDSYRWKGNLGWFFGGLLLTGALMFGQLSQYPLRWSNAYHSTNNFICNLTLNPVLNIYDTARFVKADSYDEEKTRRYYDAVSKYLQVDQPNKETLNFERVIAGKPAAERKDYNVVVIFMESLAWNKLSMTNPDIDPTPFVKELSERSILFNNFFAPTSATARAVFATVTGIPDVTSFKTSSRNPLIVDQHVVVNALRDYEKYFFIGGSASWGNIRGILEHNLTDVHMYEEGHFKNEHRNDVWGISDLDLFREANRILDEEQKAKKKPFFAIIQTAGYHRPYTIPDDNAGFEPKDIGEELAHKRSFVSVAEYNSLRFSDHALREFFKLAEKSDYYDNTVFFIFGDHGLSAPQSENMPRGYVDLNLINHQIPLIIAGKPIEKPQVISRTASQVDILPIAMGLLGRPYFTRAIGRDVLTDSEAEPGSLIYGWASTPATIGFVQGEYYYHNSGGKEGLYKFTADNYNEDISKKDPARFEHMKNLALGLYETSRYQFYHNQKRDERDD
- a CDS encoding LemA family protein, with translation MNGIWIVILILAVFGVYAMMTYNKFILLKNRVTEAWSDIEVQMKRRYDLIPNLVETVKGYAKHESGTLEKVIQARNIAMAAQGNMKELSQSESMLTGALKSIFALSENYPDLKANANFMELQRELRDTEDKLQAARRFYNGNVLALNTKIELFPSNIIASMFHFEKRDFFELAEEEQDARSAVKVQF
- a CDS encoding thymidine phosphorylase, coding for MRMIDIIIKKRNGKTLTQEEFNFVANGAAKGTVPDYQLSAFLMACFLRPLSDKETALFTKAMAHSGGRLDFSSVKLPKVDKHSTGGVGDGISMALAPLVACGGVAVPMMSGRGLGHTGGTLDKLESMKNFEVRVPVKLIYRQIQKLGVCMFGQTQDLAPADKKLYSLRDATGTVESRPLIVASILSKKYAEGVDSLLMDVKYGSGAFMQKLEDSRKLARALVSTAKLLGLKCRALITYMDQPLGRAIGNANEMLQTVLILKGNKELAPDFYELLIEEAANMLVISGKVKDVKKARALMEEKIANGEAAAKLREMIKWQGASPEAVDNPVKYFKNAKLKFEFKAAANGFVEHIDAKTAGMAGVLLGAGRNTMEDAIDYGAGIWLDKKAGDAVKKGDVIATLYASDKKRLEDGAALFTQAVKIGKKKPAPYKIVKEVIK